The Apium graveolens cultivar Ventura chromosome 10, ASM990537v1, whole genome shotgun sequence nucleotide sequence TCCATCAGATCATTATAAGCCCACATATCAGCATCTACATTATAAATAGTCAAGCAATCTCCACCAGAGTAACTTGTCCTCTGAAACTCCCTACCGTGGTACAATCCAATATTAACGTGTTTTTCTGCCATCCTGCACAGAGTTCAAAGAGATGTCAATGGCTAACCATTAAACAAAAATATTTCAAATGTATCTTTTCCAAATCCTAGTATGCCATAAACACATATCTCTAACTAATTGGTAAACACATATTAGATCAAATAATAAACAACAAAATATTCATGAATTGGCACTCGACACAAATGCAACAAACACAATTTCGATCACAAAAAGTTATTAAGCATCTACTTCATATcctatatttgtttttattacacGTGTAGGATAATTGCAGCTAACatacaaaattataaaaataagaaaaaatagtTATCATATGCATCTACTGAATCAACTAAATTACAGTAAGGAGATTTAATCCCAACACTACGAAATATAACAAGGGCATGCTGAACTTACCAAGACAATAAATATAAACTACAAATCAGACAACGACGACAAAAAATTTAAACTACAAAGTTGGATTTCAGTGAAGAATTCATGGAAGAAATAAATTAAGATATTCAATTACATCTAAATAGTCCAAACACAGAGAAAATACAAAATAAAGTTCACTGCTGTGATTAATTTTAAACTTATAAATGTTTAGCAGTTTGGTTGCTTCATTTATCGGGAATGGGAACTCTTGTTGTAGGGATATCATCTCTGCACTGACTCATTTCATCAACATGAGTTTGAAGTCCACAAACAAATTCAGTCTCACGGAGATCAGTATCGTTGACATCTTCATGTGCATCCACATTTCCATTATCACACCACTCCTTCGGTAGTTTCTTAATTACGTAATGTACATTCTTTTCGATTGGGTCTTCCATATAAAAAACTTGTTGCACTTGTTTGGCCAGGACATGAGGATCAGATTTATGGCATAACCTATTGAAATTTACTCGAATGTGACCGTGTGGATCTTTTTGTTATTGGTACCAATGACACTTAAATAGGACAACTGTAAATAATCCCCAGTAATCAAGTTCTATGATATCTTCTATCGATCCGTAGTAGCTGACATCCCCAACTATAGGGTTCTCGTCTCTAGAAATAGAGAAACTAGTTGTTTGTGCAGTCAAATATACACCACTGTTTTGTGTTGTGCATCGAGAATCTCTATCACTTGTGTGGAATCGATAGCCATTAACAACATAACCAGTAAACCTTCTAGCTGTTCGATTAGGCCCCAACGCAAACACCCCCAAGTCAGATGAAACCTCCACCATTTTCCCAACCTCTTCTCATAACCAGTCCCAGAATTCTGCCGTGTGTCTTCGTGCCCTCTTGTACCTGTTCGTATTTTCGTGGCTGTCCACCAAGGCTTGATGTTCCCTAAAATTATACTAAGTTAAAACAGTGCAGAAAAGAAAAAGTTCTTGAAttatgaattaaaattatttacgTTAGAGCTTATTAAACTTACTCGAGGAGCCTCTCTACTTCTTTGTTACCAGTATTGAACAAAACATAGCGATGACTTGCCTTCCAATCAACATCTTCCAAATGAATAATAGTTCCATCTTTATTTCTTCTCGTTCCGATATGATATTCAGCTTGTGTTGGCACTCTTTCGAAAACTGTTGAGCACATGTTGTTTTTTGTTGTTTCATCAGCAGCCAAAAATCTTGAACAAAATGTTACACATTCTTCAGCTATGTAACCTTCTGCAATAGAACCTTCCAGCTTACTTCTATTACGAACGTATGATTTCAATTTTGCTAGATAACGCTCTATTGGGAACATGTTTCGAAGGTGCTGAGGTCCCCCAAGTCTAACTTCTCTAGTTAGATGAACAAGCAAGTGCACCATTATGTCGAAGAAAGCTGATGGAAAAATCATCTCAAATTGGCAAAGTACCTCGACGATTTCAGTTTCCAACTTCTCAAGCTCCTCCAAATCGATAACCTTGCTCCATAGAGCTCTAAGGCAGGCACTCAATTTCATCAAAGGTACAGCAACCTCAGCCTTTGTAGTTTTTTTATGGCAAACTGCAACAAGTAGTGCAGTATGAAATGAGCATCATGGCTCTTATACCCCACTACTTTCCTCTCCTTTGTGTGCACATATCGCCCTATGTTGGAGGCACAACCGTACGGCAGTTTAGTGTTTTCCAACACTGAACAAACGATCTCCTTCTCTTTGTTCGACAAGTCAAAGATTGTTGCTCGTATTTCATGGTGTGCTCCATCTTCTGATAGAACAGGATGGAGGGGTTTTCTAATTCCCATTTCTTGTAAATCTTTATGAGCGTCAACATGATCTTTTGTCTTGCCACTTATATTGAGTAAAGTGCCCAATATGTTATCGCAAACATTTTTTTCTATGTGCATGGCGTCAAGGTTATGTCGAAGTGGATTATGCTTCCAATAAGGTAAATCAAAAAAAATTGACTTCTTTTTAAAAGGGCCCTCAGTTTTACTCTTTGCCTTTTTGTTCTGCAGGCCGAATTGGTTTACATACCCAGACAACAACTCCTCAATGTCAGTTCCCGTTAAAACTGAAGGACACTGCCCCATTTCAATTGCGCCATTAAACCTTTTAGTATCCATTCTCCACTTGTGTGCAGAAGGAAGAAACTTTCGGTGGTTCATATAGCACATTTTCTTGCAATGCTTCAAATAAAGTGATGAAGTTTCATAATGGCAGACAGGACACCCTAGTTTGCCTTTTGTGCTCCAGCTGGACAACATAGCATATCCCGGGAAATCGCTAATAGTCCATAGCACTCTAGCACATAAATTAAAATCTTCATCAGCCAAGGCATCATAAGTATTAACGCCGACCTCCCATAATTCTTTTAACTCGGCAATTAAAGGTTGCATGAACACATCAATACTATTCTTTGGTGAATCTGGACCAGATATTAGTGTCGAAAGAATTAGATTTGCTTGTTTCATGCATAGCCAAGGTGGGAGGTTGTAATTGACCAATACAATTGGCCAGGTACTGTGACTTAGGTTCATTGAACGATAGGGGTTGAATCCATCTGAGGCTACTCCTAAACTA carries:
- the LOC141691497 gene encoding uncharacterized protein LOC141691497, whose amino-acid sequence is MKKLRKKVVDVWSDLKLEFDRPDVCGHDSLSEKEDRKRRVEKGNDVTATDGVESPPTSLKPIGRHPSPPLPPPPPLPIDLTNLETAILYSVLMEDDYSSWIGFPKSSKEYVRGIKAFMENSFPIHAKGEEMKCPCKVCVNRYWHTQTVIYDHLICSGPSPLHMKWICEVSHTKVDGSTDFMDSGTGMDFEDNLGEMFNCTGKKFRDLENDYESLTNAEARKFYGHVREGKQPLYPGSTKFSRLSFLIKLYHLKCAHGISESAFGELLELIRDAFPDAQIPLSLNAAKNMIKDLGLHYEKIHACRNNCMLYWGENKDKEKYDNCGVSRWVLPEKKGNDASDPGQVIHKVLANVMRYFPLKPRLQRLYMCKEYSKLMKWHDMGRQQDGKVRHPADTEAWKTIDADYPNFSLENRNVSLGVASDGFNPYRSMNLSHSTWPIVLVNYNLPPWLCMKQANLILSTLISGPDSPKNSIDVFMQPLIAELKELWEVGVNTYDALADEDFNLCARVLWTISDFPGYAMLSSWSTKGKLGCPVCHYETSSLYLKHCKKMCYMNHRKFLPSAHKWRMDTKRFNGAIEMGQCPSVLTGTDIEELLSGYVNQFGLQNKKAKSKTEGPFKKKSIFFDLPYWKHNPLRHNLDAMHIEKNVCDNILGTLLNISGKTKDHVDAHKDLQEMGIRKPLHPVLSEDGAHHEIRATIFDLSNKEKEIVCSVLENTKLPYVCHKKTTKAEVAVPLMKLSACLRALWSKVIDLEELEKLETEIVEVLCQFEMIFPSAFFDIMVHLLVHLTREVRLGGPQHLRNMFPIERYLAKLKSYVRNRSKLEGSIAEGYIAEECVTFCSRFLAADETTKNNMCSTVFERVPTQAEYHIGTRRNKDGTIIHLEDVDWKASHRYVLFNTGNKEVERLLEEHQALVDSHENTNRYKRARRHTAEFWDWL